The Polyangium aurulentum genomic interval TTATCGAAGAGTGTTTCCGGCGGGCTCATGTGTGGATGGAGGAGGCGGTCATTGCACGGTTTCTGGCAGAACGACCGCGGCGCCCGGCGTCAGACCGAGGGCCACCCGTCCGGGCAAGGATGATCTCGGAACACAACGGAACACCGAACAAGCCGCTGTCCGTCGCTCTGGTTACATGGACGTGGTTACCAGAATCGATGCAGCGACGCAACCCTGGACGCTCCCGGAGCGGCATAGCTGCAATTTGGCGACGCCGCTGCAACGATCCAGGCGAGCCGGATACAATCATTGGGATCCCACACTTAATAAGAAACTAATCTAACACAGTTCGCGCGCGAGTTCTCGCATGTTTCCGATGCAACTTTCTTCTTGTGGGTTGCAGGCGGAGGTCGATCAAGCGATCCTGCGGCCTGCTTGAGCACGACCGTCGAGCTTTCCGGGACGCGGCACGAGGGCCGGTGGGGAGCGCGGCGGCTTCGATGGGGGAGGCTCGGCCTGCGCGCCGCGGCGGCTGGCTACCTCCTCCTCATGGTGGCCCTGCCCCTCGTGACGATCGCCCGCGAAGGTCTCTCGCGCGGGCTCGGGGCGCTCGTGCGCGCGCTCTGGCACCCGGTCGCGCGCTCCGCCCTCGCGCTCACGTTCGAGACCGCGCTCGCCATGACGGCCGTCAACGCGGTCATGGGCACGCTCATCGCCTACGTGCTCGTTCGCTACCGCTTCCCGGGGCGCAAGCTGCTCGACGTCGTCATCGACCTGCCCTTCGCGATCCCGACGCTCGTGACGGGGATGATGCTGGTCGCCCTGCTCGGCCCTCACGCCGCGCTCGGAGGGCTCTTGCAAGGCGCCGGGCTGCGCATCGTCTACGCGCCGCCGGCGAT includes:
- the cysT gene encoding sulfate ABC transporter permease subunit CysT, which translates into the protein MSTTVELSGTRHEGRWGARRLRWGRLGLRAAAAGYLLLMVALPLVTIAREGLSRGLGALVRALWHPVARSALALTFETALAMTAVNAVMGTLIAYVLVRYRFPGRKLLDVVIDLPFAIPTLVTGMMLVALLGPHAALGGLLQGAGLRIVYAPPAIAIALLFVTLPLVVRTVQPVLMELDHSEEEAAYTLGASEWSAFRRVTLPAILPAVISGALQSFARSLGEFGSVVVVAGNIPRRTLTAAVHVFGEVESGDVHAASAMSLLLVTVSFSVVLAADAYERRRRRHG